The following are encoded in a window of Allosphingosinicella indica genomic DNA:
- a CDS encoding fimbria/pilus periplasmic chaperone — protein sequence MKPWIKKFALIAAAPIAIVTAAATAYAMTVQPVIIDLFPSGRQMSQVIQVQNTFQTQLPVELRAQTATFENGALKAAGGETDDLLIFPPQALIEPGRTQSFRVQYVGDPELAQSKHFYVTVAQLPVKLPEGQSAVQVLYNFQVIVSVGVPGAKPALQVTNATISTTGDGQPRVSLNLSNNSNTYGYLSAGSLKIVQRDAGGKEVYSRTFSPAEIQQEIGFGLVGAGQQREMLTPIVLPQAGGTLEAEFTPRRG from the coding sequence ATGAAGCCCTGGATCAAGAAGTTTGCGCTGATCGCAGCCGCGCCGATCGCCATCGTGACCGCGGCAGCCACAGCTTATGCGATGACTGTACAGCCGGTGATCATCGATCTGTTCCCCTCCGGCCGGCAGATGTCGCAGGTCATCCAGGTTCAGAACACCTTCCAGACCCAGCTTCCGGTGGAGCTTCGCGCGCAGACCGCGACGTTCGAGAATGGTGCGCTGAAGGCCGCGGGCGGCGAAACCGACGATCTCCTGATCTTCCCGCCGCAGGCGCTGATCGAGCCGGGCCGCACGCAGTCTTTCCGCGTGCAATATGTCGGCGATCCCGAGCTCGCGCAGAGCAAGCATTTCTACGTGACGGTCGCGCAGCTTCCGGTGAAGCTGCCCGAGGGCCAGTCCGCGGTGCAGGTGCTCTATAATTTCCAGGTGATCGTCAGCGTCGGCGTGCCCGGCGCCAAGCCCGCGCTGCAGGTGACGAACGCGACGATCTCGACGACGGGCGATGGCCAGCCGCGCGTGTCGCTGAACCTTTCCAACAATTCGAACACCTACGGCTATCTTTCTGCCGGCAGCCTGAAGATCGTGCAGCGCGACGCGGGCGGCAAAGAAGTGTATAGCCGCACATTCTCTCCTGCCGAGATTCAGCAGGAGATCGGTTTCGGACTCGTGGGGGCGGGGCAACAGCGCGAAATGCTGACTCCGATCGTATTGCCACAGGCAGGGGGGACGCTTGAGGCAGAGTTTACACCACGTCGGGGCTAA